The DNA window GCCTTCGGCAATGAGCTGGAGGATCTCGCGCTGACGCCCCGTCAACTGTTCGAGCGGGCTTTTCCGTTCGGCGATTGCATCCACGGGGAACTTTTTGAGGAGCCGCCTGGAGATTTCCAGACTCAGATAGATTTCCCCATGAACCACCCGCAGCAAGGCGGATTCCAGCTCCGCAGTTGCCGCCTTCTTGAGCAGGTAGCCGACGGCGCCTGCCTTCAGCGCCCGCCAGTAGTATTCCTCGTCGTTGTGCATGGAAAGAATGATGACCCGAACTTCAGGAAATTGTTTGGCGATGCGCTCCGTCGCTTCCAGGCCGTTGAGGCTTGGCATGGTGATATCCATCAAGACCACATCGGGCCCTTGCGTCTTGACCAGATTCAGCAGTTCGCGGCCATCGCCGGCTTCGCCCACCACTTCCACCCACGGCAACTTTTCAAGCAGCGCGCGAATGCCCGCCCGCACGAGTGTATGGTCATCGGCCAGCGCGAGGCGAATCGGTTTGACGGGTGTGTTCATGAGGCTTCAGATCCGGAAATCGGGGTCCGCCACTTCAACGGGAACCAGGCGTGGACTTCGGTGCTCCCTGGAACGGAGTTGAACTCCAGCCGCCCGCCGGCAAGTTCCGCGCGTTCCTCCATGCTCAATAAACCCAGGCTTGCGCCGCGCACGGCCTTCTCGCGGACGACTGCCACGTCAAAACCCACGCCGTCGTCACTCACGCGCAAGTGAAGTTGTTCGTCCTCGGCGCGCAAATCCACGGTCACAGTGCGCGCCCGGGCGTGGCGCACCACGTTGGTTAGGGCTTCCTGCGCTATCCGGAAGCACTCGGTTTCGATCACCGGATCCAGGCGTTGATCCAACGCGCCGGCGTGGAAACCGGTTCGCAGCCCGACCAGCGCGGCCTGCCGTGCGGTATACCACCGCAAGGCCGGCTCCAATCCCAGATCGTCGAGAATGGCCGGGCGCAAATTGAGCGAGATGTCATGCACTTGTTCCAGCGCGCGCGCGACCGCTTCGAGGCTTTCCTGCAAACGCGGCACCGCGGTGTCGGCGCCCGGTGACTCCAACAAGGCCTGCAAATTCAGTTGTGCGACCGTGAGGGTCTGCCCGAGTTCATCGTGGAGTTCGCGCGCGATGTTTCTGCGTTCAGCCTCCTGTGCCTCCACCAGCCGGCGGGAAAGCACCTGGAGTTTGCGGCTGTATTCTTTGCGTTTTGCCTCGGCTTGCTTGCGCTCCGTAATGTTGCGAATATTGCATTGAATGACTCTTCCGCCGTTGGCCTGGTAAACGTTGCTGACGAACTCCACGTTGATCGACTTGCCGGCGCTGGTTTCCAGCGGCAGATCCTCGTAACGGACATAGGATTCACGTTGCAACTCCCGAAACGCGGCCTTCGACGCCTTGGTGTCTTTGAAGGGGCCGATCTCCCAGAGTTTGTTTCCCAGCAACTGCTCGCGGGTGTATCCTAACAGATCCGTCAGGAACGGATTGACATCGTCAATCTGCCCGGTCTCCGCGTTGAGAATCAGGATCCCATCCTGGGCGGTTTCAAACAACCGGCGATAGCGGACTTCGGAAGCCTTGAGCGCGCGATCCGCTGACTGGTGTTCCGCTTCGCGATGTTCCAGGGCCTGGGTCATCTGGTCGAAGGCGCGGGTAAGCTGGCCCAATTCATCTCCCCGGGGGGCAAGTCCCGTGCGTGTACTGAATTCGCCGGCGGCAAGCCGCGCGCTGGATTTCACCAGGGCGCGAACCGGGCGCAGGACCAGCAGGTGGCTGCCGGCCCAGGCAAGCAGGAAAGCAAAGCAGGCGGCAATCCCCAAACCGGTCAGGTTCTCACTCAGCCGGTGGTCCGCTTCGGCAAAGAGAACCTGCCTCGGGATGCTGCCGAGAATGGTGATCACGTTGTCGGGAACGAACCGGCTGTGCATAGCGGCGAACGCATGGTAAGCGGGAATTCCTTCCGAAGACATCGACTCCACCACGCCGTGATTCTGAGCGAGGACAGTTTTCAAAAGCGATTTTTCCGGGAAAGGCTGGCCGATCCATTTTTCCGGCGAGGGATAACGAACGAGGATTCTCCCGTTGCGATCAATCTCGGTCCATGTCGCCCCTTGGGGCAATTGCGCCGGCAGCGCAGATTCGAAACGGCTGACCCAGTCCAAATCCAGCGCGGCAAAGAC is part of the Candidatus Angelobacter sp. genome and encodes:
- a CDS encoding response regulator transcription factor, whose translation is MNTPVKPIRLALADDHTLVRAGIRALLEKLPWVEVVGEAGDGRELLNLVKTQGPDVVLMDITMPSLNGLEATERIAKQFPEVRVIILSMHNDEEYYWRALKAGAVGYLLKKAATAELESALLRVVHGEIYLSLEISRRLLKKFPVDAIAERKSPLEQLTGRQREILQLIAEGQNTKHIAEILNVSPKTIEYHRVKLMDCLNVHDVPGLVRFALRTGLVPQES
- a CDS encoding PAS domain S-box protein, producing the protein MRKAIRRLFSGLRWRLLLLVLLACAPLVGLTLRTASEERRRLVKDWNQRSQDMMELAKREEGQVIGHTRQLLLALAESAPVVSGNRRDCKKLLTELLGSYPRYANLGVITTNGIVLTSARPTVELANQTSRLFFRRTLATRAFAIGDFPDGQAVGKPIVNFAYPVFDPIGEIKAVVFAALDLDWVSRFESALPAQLPQGATWTEIDRNGRILVRYPSPEKWIGQPFPEKSLLKTVLAQNHGVVESMSSEGIPAYHAFAAMHSRFVPDNVITILGSIPRQVLFAEADHRLSENLTGLGIAACFAFLLAWAGSHLLVLRPVRALVKSSARLAAGEFSTRTGLAPRGDELGQLTRAFDQMTQALEHREAEHQSADRALKASEVRYRRLFETAQDGILILNAETGQIDDVNPFLTDLLGYTREQLLGNKLWEIGPFKDTKASKAAFRELQRESYVRYEDLPLETSAGKSINVEFVSNVYQANGGRVIQCNIRNITERKQAEAKRKEYSRKLQVLSRRLVEAQEAERRNIARELHDELGQTLTVAQLNLQALLESPGADTAVPRLQESLEAVARALEQVHDISLNLRPAILDDLGLEPALRWYTARQAALVGLRTGFHAGALDQRLDPVIETECFRIAQEALTNVVRHARARTVTVDLRAEDEQLHLRVSDDGVGFDVAVVREKAVRGASLGLLSMEERAELAGGRLEFNSVPGSTEVHAWFPLKWRTPISGSEAS